Genomic window (Arthrobacter sp. StoSoilA2):
GACGTGAGTCCTGGCGATATCGTGGTCTTGAGCGGCGCGATCCCAGACGGTCTGGACGTTGACACATGGGCTCGCATGGCACACTCTGTCGTGGCCGCTGGCGGCTCTGTCGTTGTCGACGGGCAGGGGGCTGCCCTTGTCGAGGCTGTACGCACGGGTGTCGTGGCGATGGCAAAGCCAAATGAGCATGAGGCGGGCGCGATTCCTGGTGTGCGAGTCGATGACCCACTCTTGTCACGAGCGATGGCCGGGCTGCGTTGGATGGCGTCACACGGCGTCGACGAGCCCGTCGTATCCCTAGGGGTGCGCGGGATTGTCCACCGTTGCGATCACGCGATAATGCTCACGAGTTGTCCGGTCGCTGAGGCGCGGGTAGCTGTTGCGGCCGGTGACGCGTTCGTCGCGGGGTATTGCCTGGGAGCGTCCGGACAAGGGCCAATGAAGTTGAAGCCGATCGATCTTGCTGTCGCCGCAGCATCCGCTCAAGTGGCCGGCGATGCAGGGTTGAGGTCGACCCACGAGCGAATCGAGTCAATCGACAGTGCCGTGCTTGACTCGCTCTAAGAGGGTGTAGTGACAGCGGTTTCATGGCTGGGCATGTTGAGCCGTTGGCCTGGACGCCGGTCCCGCTTCCTGGAACGGTCGGCCTCCGGCTGCTGGCGCGGCGGGAATACTGGAGTATGCCTGCGCCTGGCTTCGTGCCAAACGCCTGCTTCCGGTGACTTGGACAAGAATTCTGCGCTGGCACTCGTTGAGCAGCTTCTGGTTGACGTTCGTGATGAAACGTGGACCTTGTGGCTGAAGTCCGAGTATAATGGCCAGGCGCTGGACCCCTGGCGCAGCGAATGGTATTTCGGAAGCCCGGCAAAGGGGGGCTAAGCATAAAGCCAGGAGAACGTGTTTATCTCTGCTGAGACGAGAGACTGCTACGCGGTCGTCGAAGTGACGTAATATCCAGAGTTCCTGCCGACGACTACCGTGCCGGGCGATGAAGCTGACCGCTGGCCATGGGTGAGCCGGACAACACCTCGATTCGTGCCGGATGAATTGCTTGAGTTCAAAGCAAGCGAGCTCGTTCGTAGCGGCGGTGGTCTGCAGAACGGTCACATGAGGCTAAAGTTCGCCCAGTTCTCGTACGGTTTTCGTTCACTCGCCAGGCTCGTGGCGGACTTAGGCCGACAAATGTGGGCTCATCCGCCGGGTTCATAGCTACGCGGTTTGTGCGTCAGGGAACTACAGGAGCGCTGTGCCTGACGGTGCGTCGTTATAGCACCGAGCTCCGCTGAACTCCATCTAGGCAAATCCTTGTCTCTGTCTAGTGAACCCACGGTTGGCTGAGGCAGCCCGTCGGGCTTCCGATGGGCACTCAGGTTGCTGATCTCTGTCATGAAGGATATGAAAGGAGGTGAATCGATTGATGGAAATTGCTGTGTGGTTGCCCACCGGGAACATGGTGCTTTCGCTCGAACTTTTATGCCCAGCTACAGCCTTGGGGGTGGTCGCGGCTGAGCAAAAAAGAAGTGTGAACAATGTCCACGCTTTTCACCTCAGACTGGGTCGTACAGCCGCCGGACTGGCCCGGATTCCGCATGTTTCCGCGACTTCCCAGCAATAACAAGGCCAAGAATCGCGTTCGAGTCCCACCTCGGGCACGGCATACCCCCTCGTCAGAGGGGGTTTTTGCTTTAACGTGTGTACATTCTGTTCGGTCAGGTCCCTCTGACTCTGGCCGCGGGGTGTGCCTGGCGCCGCGGGTCGCCTGTTTGGTTGTGGGGGAGCGGGTTCAGAGTCTTGGCTGGTTGGCCCTCCGCTGGCTGGTTTGTGGGGTCCTCCAGCCCTCCTTAGTGGGTGTTGTGGCGGTCCCTGTTTGGCTGTTCACTGCTTCATGGTCCTCGCATGTGCCGATGACATGACTTTATGCAAAATTCTTAGAGGAGTTTTCGGGATCCGGTTCACCAGCACTCCACACGGAGCGGTGGCTCGCCGTCTTTGTCCTTCCAAAGGGGGTGTGGACAGTGTCCACACTTAAATCTCCTTTATCGAGACTGATCACCACCATCGCGTTGTCCCTCCTTAGTCCTATATCTACTCATTGCATGCGCGTGGCCAAAGCGACGTGGCGCCGGTTCGGAAGCGCACTGCAAGTGCAGGGCCACTCTGCGTGGGAGCTCCATCAATAAGCCGATCGACTGCTTTTGGGGTTGGTTTCATCCGCGTAGTCAACGCGGTACTCCAGCGGGACTACAAATGGAGTTTTTGCTGGTTCACGCGATAGACGGCCGAGCATGTCGAACCCAACCAGTTAGCCGGTGAGGGACCTTACGGCCCTTTACCCGGAGGCGAACAGCGTGTTGGGTCTCCCGCTGGCTTTGGGCAAGGACGCCTCAGCAGCCCTGAAGTTCTTCGCCCCCGCGACAGGACTCTTCACCGAAGAGGCTATCGGCGAGGCCGTGGTCTTCGGCGACATGGCAGGCCAGGCTTTACGGCTCACCCTGCGTGTCATTGCCGCCAACCTGCTCGCCCAAGACCTGAAGGCCGCGATGGAGCTCCGGACGCCCATCGATCTGGCATGCGGAATGATCATGGAGCAAAGCCACTGCACCCAGGAAGAGGCCTTCAATTTCCTCACGACGGCCTCCCAGCACCGCAACCAGAAGGTTCACGACGTCGCTGACGGCATCATCAAAGCCCGTACCGGTAGCAGCGGGCACATCACGGCCCATTTCCAGGACAGATCCTGCTTGGCCCAAAGGACACACGCAGCCTGGGCGATGCGAAGTTCAGGTCCTCCAACGCCCAAGCGACGACGGTGTTGTCGAACGGGCACAGCTCGAAGGCGCCGTTAAGGAAAGCATCCAACTCGAATTCCATGGCACTGCCGCCGTTGGCCCAGTACTGCATCCATAGGTCGTCTAGGGTGACGACGTGCTGCTGAATCAGCTTAAGCGCTGTCACGCGAGGATTCTCCGCAGAGTTGCCCCTGACCAGCGGCCCAACACCGCTAGTAGTCGTCGTGCCCTTGCTTCTAAAGACACCTTAATAATCCCAAATCGCACTCGTGAGGACCAGACCCGGCGAACCCGATGGGGGTCGGTAAGTGCAACCCTGAGCCCCCTCTATTGGCACTTGTGGGTATCCAGGGTGGTCGCCGGAGTCTCTCCGCGTACTCAACGCGGCCCAGACCAGTATGCGTCAGGCTCAGATCTGAGACTTCCGCAAATGCGTGTTGTCAAATCATTTTCCGAATTCTCACTTGACGCTTGCAGGTGCCCCTTCTGACGTCAGGTTGGGGTGTATTTCATACTGTTGGCGCAGAGGTGTCTTGCTCATGGGTTCGGTTTGCAAGACGTGATGACGGGGACTCCTGAGTCACGCCGCATGGCACGTCTTGATCGACGCGGACGACGTACTTTCCGTAATCGCGTTGTATGACGAGGATGCCCTGCTTGCGTTCCAAAGCGGCGGGCATGAGTGTGTCGACCGCATGGTTGAGCTTTTCGTCCCGGCTTCCGGGCTCCTCCACAGTGACTTCAAGGGAAAGTAAAGGCGAAAGGATCGGGAGAATGTCGTTGTCCGTTATCGAGAAGACAGCGCTGGTTACCAAAGAAAGCGAATTGTGGGACACAAGTCCTCCTGGTAGGGATCGATCGGGGTGTGCTTCAATTGCGCTGTCCGCGGTTCGGATCTCCGCGCCGGTCAAGTCGCCGGTCGCGGGAATCGCGATCATGTGGATCGAGTGCGCGGGGTGCTTTCGTCGTAGGATGCTGACTGGTGTCAAGTGTCATACCTATAAGCGGCTAGCCTCCGGCGAATTCTGCCGAAGGTGTTGGCACGTGCTCTGCCCCAACGTGGAGTGACTGAAGGGCCGTAATCAACGTGGAGTCGAGCTGACGCATTCGCACGGGGCCAGTGTCTCATTCATCGGTCCAGTGCTGGGGCCAACGGATAAGGACTACGTTGTCTGGCCAACGTGGGTGTTTATCGGTGCTGCCTACCACTTTTACTTGACCGAGTTGCAAGTAGTTCCAGATCGCGGGATACGGCCGACACAGCGGCTGCCCGTCGATGCAACTCACTCTTCTTTTGTCCTCGGTTCTTCCGTGGCCTCGTCGTGGCCGAATGCTTCGATCCGGCAAGGGGGTCGTAGAAAAGGGGCAGGGATTCGTGTGTTTCCTGGGTTCGATCAAACATCGGTTCGTTCACCTGCAAATCCTTTTGATGTGGATACCAGGGCCTTCCGCGTTGCGAGGACGGAAGGCCCTGGTGGTCTGATTGCCGCCTAGTCGGCGTACGGGTCCGCGATACCTACGTACTGGGTGTAGAGGTACTCTTCGATGCCTTCGGAGCCGCCTTCGCGGCCCAGGCCGGACTGCTTGACGCCACCGAACGGTGCGGCGGCGTTGGAGATCACGCCGGCGTTGAGGCCGAGCATGCCGGTCTCGATCCTTTCGCTGATGCGCAGGCCACGGTTGAGGTCCTTGGTGAAGACGTAGGCAACCAGGCCGTATTCGGTGTTGTTGGCCAGGCGAACGGCGTCGTCTTCGGTGGAGAAGGTGATGATGGGCGCTACCGGTCCGAAGATTTCTTCCTGCAGGATGCGGGCGTCAGCGGCGACGTTCTTCAGCACGGTGGGCTGGTAGAAGTAACCGGGACCGTCGACGGCGGCACCACCGGTGACTGCTGTGGCGCCTCCTGCTACGGCTTCGGACACCAGGGCGTGAACGCCATCGCGGGCCTTGCCATCGATCAACGGTCCCACCTTGGATTCGGCCTCGGTACCGCGGGCGGTGGTCAGGGAACCGATCTTGGCGGCGAACTTCTCTGCGAAGGAATCGGCGATGGACTCGTGCACAATGAAGCGGTTCGCGGCGGTGCAGGCCTCGCCCATGTTGCGCATCTTCGCCGCGATGGCACCTTCAACAGCCTTGTCCAGGTCAGCGTCTTCGAAGACGACGAACGGGGCGTTACCACCGAGCTCCATGGAGGTGCGCAGGACCTTATCCGCCGCTTCACGGATCAAAGCCTGGCCCACCGGGGTGGAACCAGTGAAGGAAATCTTGCGGAGACGGTCATCCTTGATCAGCGGACCCGTCACGGCCCCGGCCCGGGAGGACTGGATAACATTCAACACACCAGCGGGCAGGCCGGCTTCCTGCATGACCTGTGCAAAGAGCAGACTGGTCAACGGTGTCAGCTTGGCGGGCTTGAGAACCATGGTGCAACCGGCAGCTACAGCGGGGGCGACCTTGCGGGTGGCCATGGCCAGCGGGAAGTTCCACGGGGTGATCAGCAGGCAAGGACCCACCGGCTTCTTCTGCACCAGGAGGCGGTTCTTGCCATCCGGAGCTGCGGAGTAACGGCCGGACACGCGGACGGCTTCCTCGGAGAACCAGCGCAGGAACTCGGCACCATAGGTGACTTCACCACGGGCTTCGGCCAGGGGCTTACCCATTTCCAGGGTCATCAGCAGGGCGAAGTCTTCGGCACGCTCGGTGACCAGCTCGAAGGCACGGCGCAGGATCTCGCCGCGTTCGCGCGGCGCGGTGCGGGCCCAATCGGCCTGCGCGGCAGCAGCGGCGTCGAGCGCGGCAGCGCCGTCCTCGGCACCGGCGTCGGAAATGCTGAGCAGGACCTTGCCCGTTGCCGGGTCCTCAACATCAAAAGTCTTCCCGGATCCCGCAGGACGCCACTGACCGTTGATCAGCAGGCCGGTAGGGACGGAATCGAGTAGTTCAAGTTCAATCAAAGCGGAGATAGACATTTTTTCTTCCATTCGTAGGCCATCATGCCGACGGCGGGAGCGCCGGGGGCGGAGAGTCAGTAGGCCTTGACCCGCTGTTCGACAATGATGTGGATCAGCGCGAAGATTTTGTCCTCATCGATGGCCTTCAGAGCGCTCTGAAGGGCTTGCGGCACATCCGCATCCTGTTCAACTCTTACTCCATACCCGCCGAATGCCTGGGCCATGAGTGCGAAGTCCGGGTTCTTGAGTTGGGTTCCCGAGACACGGTCAGGGTAGTGACGCTCCTGATGGGTGCGAATGGTGCCGTATTCCTGGTTATCCATGACGACCACTAAGGGCGTGGCGCCGTACTGCGCGGCGGTGGCGAGTTCTTGTCCGTTCATCAGGAACTCGCCGTCACCGGCAATCGTGACAACGCGACGCTCTGGATGAGCCAGTGAGGCCGCGATAGCTGACGGTATCGAGTAGCCCATGGAACCGTTGCGGGCACTAATCATGGAGGCATAGCGGCGGGTGGGGAAGTAGCGGTGCGCCCAGTTGGTGTGTTCACCCGCGCCGAATGTCACCATGGCGTCATCAGCGAGAGCCGGAACGAGGTTGGCCATTAATGTGTCCATACTTGCCTTACCATCCGACGGCGTTGCGGGTGGCAGCGTTGCGAATTTTTCCTGCTCGCCCCGCATCCGGGCTGTCCAGAACTTCCATTCCTCTTTGACGGGAAGGTCAATCTTGGTCAGGTCGCGCACAAAGACATCCGGTTTTGCGACGATTTGGTAGGAGACCGGACCGGAGCGGCCACGTAGTGACGGGTCAATGGTGACGAGGAAGTTCTTCTTGGTCCAGTCCTGCCGGCAAACGAAGCCGTCGGTGATTACATCGCCAGGAACTGTCCCGACAAAGATCAACAGATCCGTTTCGTCCAGGAGATCGTACGTAGGTCGTGGACGGCCGTAGCCGATAGGTCCAACATAAGAGGGCGAGTCAAAAGGAACAGTGCCTTCTGTGCGCCATTCGGCGGCCGCGGGAATGTGGTGCTTTTCCAGCCATCGCGTCAGTTGATCGGCGCCATGCTGGGTCCAGTCGTTGCCACCGGTGACAAAAAGCGGTTTCGATGAGGCTGCCAGGGCTTCGGCGATGGCTGCAGAGTCGGCCACGGTCATTCCGCCGGTCGCAACAGGGATG
Coding sequences:
- a CDS encoding thiamine pyrophosphate-dependent enzyme — protein: MADLRRSFAPETDPRPATTSAGHVIVQSLASHGVKRTYVVPGESFLEVLDGLHQSDIETIVCRHEGGAAYMAEADGKMTQVPGIAMVTRGPGAANAHVGLHTAWQDSTPMVLFVGLIPFTHRDREAFQEFDIKAWFDTGAKRVMVLDHPERASEIVAEAMFAATNGRPGPVVVGLPEDIIREHVPNTIHPPIPVATGGMTVADSAAIAEALAASSKPLFVTGGNDWTQHGADQLTRWLEKHHIPAAAEWRTEGTVPFDSPSYVGPIGYGRPRPTYDLLDETDLLIFVGTVPGDVITDGFVCRQDWTKKNFLVTIDPSLRGRSGPVSYQIVAKPDVFVRDLTKIDLPVKEEWKFWTARMRGEQEKFATLPPATPSDGKASMDTLMANLVPALADDAMVTFGAGEHTNWAHRYFPTRRYASMISARNGSMGYSIPSAIAASLAHPERRVVTIAGDGEFLMNGQELATAAQYGATPLVVVMDNQEYGTIRTHQERHYPDRVSGTQLKNPDFALMAQAFGGYGVRVEQDADVPQALQSALKAIDEDKIFALIHIIVEQRVKAY
- a CDS encoding NAD-dependent succinate-semialdehyde dehydrogenase, with the translated sequence MSISALIELELLDSVPTGLLINGQWRPAGSGKTFDVEDPATGKVLLSISDAGAEDGAAALDAAAAAQADWARTAPRERGEILRRAFELVTERAEDFALLMTLEMGKPLAEARGEVTYGAEFLRWFSEEAVRVSGRYSAAPDGKNRLLVQKKPVGPCLLITPWNFPLAMATRKVAPAVAAGCTMVLKPAKLTPLTSLLFAQVMQEAGLPAGVLNVIQSSRAGAVTGPLIKDDRLRKISFTGSTPVGQALIREAADKVLRTSMELGGNAPFVVFEDADLDKAVEGAIAAKMRNMGEACTAANRFIVHESIADSFAEKFAAKIGSLTTARGTEAESKVGPLIDGKARDGVHALVSEAVAGGATAVTGGAAVDGPGYFYQPTVLKNVAADARILQEEIFGPVAPIITFSTEDDAVRLANNTEYGLVAYVFTKDLNRGLRISERIETGMLGLNAGVISNAAAPFGGVKQSGLGREGGSEGIEEYLYTQYVGIADPYAD
- a CDS encoding PfkB family carbohydrate kinase, which translates into the protein MIRTVTLSPGFDHEVHVDRIDPGEVGRVMSWRVHAAGKGMNVARFVRTLGAEAHAYSLVGDLDEGRFREAAAADGVHVDTFAVPGLTRDNLTLTSEALGAMAGHASGPRLGPVSSEVVDRLLSRLLRDVSPGDIVVLSGAIPDGLDVDTWARMAHSVVAAGGSVVVDGQGAALVEAVRTGVVAMAKPNEHEAGAIPGVRVDDPLLSRAMAGLRWMASHGVDEPVVSLGVRGIVHRCDHAIMLTSCPVAEARVAVAAGDAFVAGYCLGASGQGPMKLKPIDLAVAAASAQVAGDAGLRSTHERIESIDSAVLDSL
- a CDS encoding ANTAR domain-containing protein; this translates as MRDLTALYPEANSVLGLPLALGKDASAALKFFAPATGLFTEEAIGEAVVFGDMAGQALRLTLRVIAANLLAQDLKAAMELRTPIDLACGMIMEQSHCTQEEAFNFLTTASQHRNQKVHDVADGIIKARTGSSGHITAHFQDRSCLAQRTHAAWAMRSSGPPTPKRRRCCRTGTARRRR